From one Leptospira licerasiae serovar Varillal str. VAR 010 genomic stretch:
- the murI gene encoding glutamate racemase translates to MKNDKERVPKIGVMDSGMGGLSVLKELLDLPYSVNFLYYGDLAHAPYGEKQTSEVLELTRNVCDFFLKEKVDAILLACNTATSASASKLREELSVPVFGMEPAIKPALLAHPGEKIALLATSVTHREEKLQDLKYELGASERVVHLNCDGLATLVDQGKWEEAKLLLKNILKIPQEQGIRALVLGCTHYVFLKNEINELYSEAILHDGNRGTVRHLVRSLHLDQKLGHPNYNLFFSSLDNLEETERFASRLLQKISP, encoded by the coding sequence ATGAAAAACGATAAAGAAAGAGTTCCTAAGATCGGAGTAATGGATTCCGGAATGGGAGGACTTTCCGTTCTTAAGGAACTCTTAGATCTTCCTTATTCCGTAAATTTTCTGTATTACGGCGATCTTGCACACGCTCCTTACGGAGAGAAGCAGACTTCGGAAGTTTTGGAACTTACTCGTAACGTATGTGACTTCTTCTTAAAAGAAAAAGTGGATGCGATCCTTCTTGCTTGTAATACTGCAACTTCCGCTTCGGCCTCTAAATTAAGAGAAGAATTATCCGTACCCGTATTCGGTATGGAACCTGCGATCAAGCCTGCGCTTCTTGCCCACCCGGGAGAAAAAATCGCGTTACTCGCCACTTCAGTCACTCATAGAGAAGAAAAATTGCAGGACTTGAAATATGAATTAGGAGCCTCCGAAAGAGTAGTTCACCTGAATTGTGACGGTCTTGCAACGCTAGTGGACCAAGGAAAGTGGGAAGAAGCTAAACTTCTTCTTAAAAACATATTAAAAATACCGCAAGAACAAGGAATTCGTGCTCTTGTATTAGGGTGCACTCATTACGTATTCTTGAAAAACGAAATCAACGAACTCTATTCAGAGGCAATTCTTCATGATGGGAATCGAGGGACCGTCCGCCATTTAGTCAGATCCCTTCATTTAGATCAAAAGTTAGGGCACCCTAACTATAATCTGTTCTTTTCTTCCCTCGATAACCTCGAAGAAACGGAACGGTTCGCCTCCCGATTATTGCAAAAGATATCCCCATAA
- a CDS encoding pyridoxal phosphate-dependent aminotransferase, with the protein MRRNIVHSGADALIYEIRQIVGVAKKLEALGVPITYENIGDPIQKGEKVAPWMKKIVSDLILEDKSWAYTATQGFEKTRNFLADKVNERGGAQITADDILFFNGLGDAVAKIFGFLRREARVIGPSPAYSTLSSAEAAHSGYEHMTYNLNPEQGWMPDLEDIENKVKYNDSIAGILLINPDNPTGAVYDKNVMREIVKIAEKYDVMLICDETYAHVNYSETGTIHLSEVIGNKVPGMALRSVSKEFPWPGGRCGWLEIFNKDKDPVFARYAKSLLDAKMLEVCSTTLPQMAIPEVYSHPQFLPHLKERNEKFKKRAKLATESFKGLKGVTVVEPKGAFYLTVAFDKGVLGDKMTLPISNTKAEEFIRPLLGNCAPDRRFVYYLLASTGICVVPLSSFCTDRDGFRVTLLEENEEKFRWIYNTLRKSIEDYTTSA; encoded by the coding sequence ATGAGAAGAAATATCGTTCATAGCGGTGCTGATGCTCTCATTTACGAGATCCGTCAGATCGTAGGAGTCGCTAAAAAGTTAGAAGCTCTAGGAGTTCCGATTACGTACGAGAATATCGGGGACCCCATCCAAAAAGGAGAGAAGGTCGCTCCTTGGATGAAAAAAATCGTTTCGGATCTGATCTTAGAAGATAAGTCCTGGGCCTATACGGCTACCCAAGGATTTGAGAAGACCAGAAATTTTTTAGCGGACAAAGTGAATGAAAGGGGCGGAGCGCAGATCACCGCCGACGATATTCTATTTTTTAACGGACTCGGAGACGCGGTCGCTAAAATTTTCGGTTTTTTACGAAGAGAGGCTCGGGTAATCGGACCAAGTCCTGCGTATTCTACTCTTTCTTCTGCGGAAGCTGCTCATTCAGGTTACGAGCATATGACCTATAATCTTAATCCGGAGCAGGGTTGGATGCCCGATCTGGAGGATATAGAAAATAAGGTCAAATACAACGACTCTATTGCAGGTATTCTTCTCATTAATCCTGATAATCCAACCGGCGCAGTATATGATAAAAATGTAATGCGTGAGATCGTTAAGATCGCGGAAAAATATGATGTAATGCTTATATGCGATGAAACGTACGCTCATGTAAATTATTCCGAAACAGGAACAATCCATCTCTCGGAAGTGATCGGAAATAAGGTGCCTGGAATGGCTCTCCGTTCCGTCTCCAAGGAATTTCCTTGGCCTGGAGGAAGATGCGGCTGGTTGGAGATCTTCAACAAGGACAAAGATCCGGTTTTTGCGCGTTATGCAAAATCTCTATTAGACGCTAAGATGCTGGAAGTGTGTTCCACCACTCTTCCTCAGATGGCAATTCCGGAAGTATATTCCCATCCTCAGTTCCTTCCTCATTTAAAAGAAAGAAATGAGAAGTTCAAGAAGAGAGCGAAACTTGCAACCGAGTCCTTTAAAGGACTTAAGGGTGTTACTGTAGTGGAGCCTAAAGGTGCATTTTATCTTACCGTTGCATTCGATAAGGGAGTCCTGGGAGATAAGATGACTCTTCCTATTTCTAATACAAAGGCCGAGGAATTTATCCGACCACTTCTCGGGAATTGTGCTCCGGATCGCCGATTTGTGTATTATCTTTTGGCTTCCACCGGGATATGTGTGGTTCCTCTTTCTTCTTTCTGTACGGATCGAGACGGTTTTAGGGTCACTCTTTTGGAAGAGAACGAAGAAAAATTCCGTTGGATCTATAATACTTTGAGAAAGAGTATAGAGGATTATACTACTTCCGCTTAG
- a CDS encoding S1C family serine protease — MNVRLPKIVWINSGLLVLFLFVLILPGEGGLSSFFRGGKPLGYSDQKAGIQLQEAFRNVYNFSKDSVVSIRTKKTEAITSPYQYFDYRTEKLSSFGSGFLIHEKGYVVTNFHVISDAESIEVIASDGSVFPAKFVGSHERADIALLKIKEGSGLKPVTFGDSDKIEVGDWAIAIGSPFGLERSFSVGVVSAKYREDLDETGQTHIQTDSMINPGSSGGPLLNIYGEVIGINRLIRSDSGRNTGIGFAIPMNYAKKIIQLIEENKGRIIRPATLGVMATVPLPDHKKTLGIPSDWKGVLVYDMDPGSSAESSGLKRYDFIMEANGVQVKNINDLREQVGIVGLGGRLKLRIYRNKSLEELTVRLIQK; from the coding sequence ATGAATGTTCGTCTTCCTAAAATCGTTTGGATCAATAGCGGACTTTTGGTTTTATTCCTATTCGTCCTCATTCTTCCGGGAGAAGGAGGTTTGTCCTCCTTTTTCCGAGGCGGCAAACCTTTAGGTTATTCCGACCAAAAAGCCGGGATCCAATTACAGGAAGCTTTTCGGAACGTTTACAATTTTTCAAAGGATTCAGTAGTTTCCATCCGAACCAAAAAGACGGAAGCGATCACAAGTCCGTACCAATATTTCGATTACCGCACCGAAAAACTTTCCTCTTTCGGGAGCGGGTTTCTAATCCACGAAAAAGGATATGTTGTCACAAATTTTCACGTTATCTCAGACGCGGAAAGTATAGAAGTAATCGCTTCCGACGGTAGTGTTTTCCCCGCTAAATTTGTGGGAAGCCATGAAAGAGCGGATATCGCTCTTCTAAAAATCAAAGAAGGAAGCGGACTCAAGCCGGTTACTTTCGGCGATTCGGATAAGATAGAAGTAGGGGATTGGGCGATCGCGATCGGTTCTCCTTTCGGTTTGGAAAGATCTTTTTCCGTGGGTGTTGTCTCAGCAAAATATAGAGAAGATCTGGATGAGACTGGCCAAACCCATATCCAAACTGATAGCATGATCAACCCTGGTTCCAGCGGTGGACCACTTCTGAATATATATGGAGAAGTAATCGGGATCAATCGTTTGATCCGAAGCGACTCAGGTAGGAACACCGGTATAGGTTTTGCCATCCCGATGAATTACGCCAAAAAGATCATTCAATTGATCGAGGAAAACAAAGGCAGAATTATCCGTCCTGCCACTCTGGGTGTGATGGCGACTGTTCCACTTCCTGACCATAAAAAAACTCTTGGAATCCCTTCGGATTGGAAGGGAGTTCTGGTTTACGATATGGATCCCGGTTCTTCTGCGGAAAGTTCCGGTTTGAAACGATACGACTTCATTATGGAAGCAAACGGAGTCCAAGTTAAAAATATTAATGATCTGAGGGAACAGGTCGGAATAGTAGGATTAGGCGGCAGGTTAAAACTTAGGATCTACAGGAATAAATCCCTGGAAGAACTGACCGTTCGATTGATACAGAAATAA
- a CDS encoding aminopeptidase, producing the protein MQSDSTHLLPNGKNRRLGFFSGIPVLFLLFFSGQGCIPYLYHLGKEQAKILLQRKAIPEVLADPEIPETTKTKLKEVEKIRDFGVGKLALSPEGGFKSFVQLDRPAIGWHVSACHPLKFESYTWWFPIAGTVPYKGYFLLEKAKEEEQYLKEQGFDTRIRITAGYSTLGWFEDPLFSSQLYEDPGDLASIVIHEMAHATVYFPGDSLFNESYASFVEEEGSDEYVLKIGGPKLLEERKRSEEETKLYKNLILETANLLKNAYSEGGAENILKAKKSEIISDFRKRLIQTKWTKINSKKLAEKDWNNEDFIGILRYNSGTQYFKKRFQEVGRDFFKFHEEMRKLKEKTVEERKALLEEK; encoded by the coding sequence ATGCAATCAGACTCAACCCACCTTCTACCTAACGGAAAGAATCGTCGACTCGGATTCTTTTCCGGGATACCTGTTTTGTTTCTTCTGTTCTTTTCCGGCCAAGGATGTATCCCTTATCTATATCATCTCGGAAAAGAACAGGCAAAGATCCTTCTACAAAGAAAAGCTATCCCGGAAGTTTTAGCCGATCCAGAAATACCCGAAACCACCAAAACAAAATTAAAAGAAGTGGAGAAGATCAGAGATTTCGGCGTCGGAAAATTGGCTCTCTCGCCGGAAGGTGGATTTAAAAGTTTTGTACAACTCGACCGACCGGCTATCGGCTGGCATGTAAGCGCTTGCCATCCATTAAAATTCGAGTCCTATACTTGGTGGTTCCCGATTGCCGGCACAGTGCCTTACAAAGGATATTTCCTATTAGAAAAAGCGAAAGAAGAAGAACAATACTTAAAAGAACAAGGCTTCGATACAAGAATACGTATCACAGCAGGATATTCCACTTTGGGATGGTTTGAGGATCCATTGTTCTCTTCTCAACTGTATGAAGATCCTGGAGATCTAGCCTCGATCGTGATCCACGAAATGGCCCACGCTACCGTGTATTTTCCCGGAGACTCCTTATTTAACGAAAGTTATGCGAGTTTTGTGGAAGAAGAAGGCTCGGACGAATACGTCCTCAAGATCGGAGGTCCAAAACTTTTAGAGGAAAGAAAAAGATCTGAAGAAGAAACCAAACTTTATAAAAATTTAATTTTAGAGACTGCAAATCTTCTTAAGAATGCATATTCGGAAGGAGGCGCAGAAAACATCCTAAAGGCTAAAAAATCGGAGATCATTTCCGATTTTCGAAAAAGACTTATCCAAACAAAATGGACCAAGATCAATTCCAAAAAACTCGCTGAAAAAGATTGGAATAACGAAGACTTTATCGGAATTCTTCGTTACAATTCCGGAACTCAATATTTTAAGAAAAGATTCCAGGAAGTCGGAAGGGATTTTTTTAAATTCCATGAGGAAATGAGGAAGTTAAAAGAGAAAACGGTGGAGGAAAGAAAGGCACTATTAGAGGAAAAGTAA